The Ailuropoda melanoleuca isolate Jingjing chromosome 15, ASM200744v2, whole genome shotgun sequence genomic sequence AGGAACATGGCGACATTCCACGGGAATCCCTCAATCAAGTTACGATAGTCACAAAACTACTCTCTAACAACCCAAGAGAAAGAACAGCTCTGGTGAAATGAAAACGTCAAATGAAAGATCCCATCTGTGGCAGACAGATTCTAAGATGGCCCCCGATGATGCCAACTCCTGGCACTCACGACCTTGCACTCTCCTGAGTGTGGGTGGAACCTGGGACTTCTTCTAACCAGTGAAATATACAGCATCAGTGACTGGATGTCACTTGCAAGCACTGATTACGTAAGGTTCTAACTTCCACCTTGCTAGCCAGCTCTCTCTGCAGACTCACTCCCTCACTGGCTTtgatgaagcaagctgccatgttgtcACAGCTGCTGCCCTATGGGGAATCTCACCTGTGGAAGAACTGACGGAGGCCTCAGGCCGACAGTCAGCAAGGAATTAACACCCTCGGTCCAACAGCCAACATAAACTCAGGCCTGCTAACAGCCATGTGAGTTGGAGGTGGGCCCACCTCCAGTCAAGTGTTCAGATGAGACCCAGCCCCAGTGGATACCTTGATGGCAACTTCATGAAAGACCCTGAGGCAGAGCCCCCAGGCAAGCTGGGCTTTGATTCCTGCCCCACAGAACCcaggagataataaatgtgtgttttaagctgctaaatttatGGTAATCTATCACAACACCAATAGATAACTAACACACCATCCAAGCCCCAAATAAAGGCAATGCTGGTAAGCACATGTAACTTTTCCTCTATTGAGACAACTTACAATGTTGGGAATTTGCTAgcttaaaaagttacttttttgagggggcacctcggtggctcagtcagctaagtgtctgccttcggctcaggtcatgatctcagggtcctggaattgagccctgcgttgggctccctgctcagcagggagtctgctttgcactctctctctctctgcccctcccctccactcatgctttctctctcaatctctctaataaataaataaaatcttaaaatatatatctatttttaagattttatttatttatttaagagagggcatggtggggcagagggagactctttcaagcaggctccccactgagcacagagcccaatgcagggcttgatcccacgaccctgagataatgacctgagctgaaaccaagagccagacacttgaccaactgagccacccaggctcccctaaaaagATGATAATTTGATGAGACATTATTTCCTCCCCTTGGTTTCTCCTCTAAGCCTTATTCCCTACTTCCTTTGTGTTAAAATAGCATCAGAAGCTTCAAGGTTTCTTCCTTCTTACGTAACAAATGGTAAATACtcaaaatttcaaaacttacatGTTTTGAGTTCAATCCCATCCAACCATGAACTGAAGActtaaaaagcctttaaaaaaaaaccacctggTATTTTCAAAGGAGCTCCCCTATTTTTCCTAGCCCAGAGTTCCAAAAAGCTACATATTCACATTCTCAAACACATGAGCTGGTTTTTAAGACTCTTGCAAATAACTCTTTCCTACATTAAAAGCTTTAGCTAAGGTCATAGCTTCAAAAACCTGCAGAACATTCTTACTTACGTCCGGAAGTCTGTAGAGCTTCATAGTTCTCTGTAAAGTCATATTTCTACTCAAGTGAGAAAATTTCACTTCTACCAGTTTTCTGGGGTTTAGTGATCGATGCCAGTATCTGGAAGACAATGAAGGTTTTAAAACCTGACTGGTGTCTGACCCTACCAGTTTttactcttggtctcagctcagccGTTACAGAAGCATTTAATGGACACTCGGGATGCCCCAGTGCGGAGCTGGAGGCTGGCCCTCTTCTTGTGTAAGTACAGCTGTTTTACATCTAAAATACGTCCTTGCTTTCCTAGTTACGTTCCTTTGTAGTCTGTGACCTTCCGTCTCTTTCAGTAAAGAGCAATCATAAAATTGCAAAATCAAGTTAAAACATGCCCGGTCTGCAAGTATTTAATGACCACTGCAGGTTCTACAGAAAGCAAACCAAAAAgtgtaaaaacatgaaaacagcTCCCCTAAATTAGTAGCTGTCGCTTTTATATAACGCACACCAAAGAAAACAACTTTTGGAAAAACTACCTTGCATTGCTTAAGTGATTGCAGTTTAGGTACTAGGATGATTTGTATTAAAACAtgcctgtaaagtcttttttGTTCAGGTTATTCATGAATAACGTCTTCTACGTTTAGCGAGAAAGTTCCCTCTTATTTGAGGCAAAAATAGTCTAGAGAGGTAAACTCTGAGGCTTTATGAACAGGTGTGTCCAGAGACAAATCCGATAAACCATTTTCTCCCTGGATTAACCTCTGAAAGCTTGATAAGAACAGATGAAGTCATAAAAACAGAGCTTAAGCCTTTTCTTACTCTCAGCAAACAAGTTTGTTTGGGCTTCTCAACTGGTGCCTATCAAGTATTTGGAATCATTGACTGACAGCCAGGGCAGAGCCTGGTATCAACCTGAGTgtgtggagggaaagaaaatgctaGCAGGCTGGATGTTTCAAGATCACAATGCCCCGGGTTCCGAGGCAGCGCTGCTCTTTCCAGtggaagagacacagaaattCAGAACCAGCATCATTAGCAGGAAAACGTTAAAAACTCTTTATCACCAGGTGGTTTGACGGCAAACTGGAAAGAACACTGATCACAGCGGTTCTTGGCTGGAAAGAACACTGATCACAGCGGTTCTTGGGTCTGGTCTTCCCCTCTGCTACCGTACCAACTGCATAATAACAGGTAAGCCCACATCCCCGAGTCACACGTGAGAGTAACTGGCAGCAACACAGCAGGGGGGCCAGACTCCAGGTGAGTGTGAGGTGCTGATACCTGCAGGTGGCCACCGGCTTAGGAAGAACCACTCCAGCGGTATAGACGGCCTGAAAAATCCCTTCCAGGTTCACTCTTCTGGTTATTTCTCGAATTAACACTGGGGCTACCCGTTTTGATCTCAATTTCTTATGAACACAAAGAAAGTTGATTTCTACCATCTTCTTCACACTATGAAAGAGAAAGATGTAAAAAATCGGAGGGAACAtaagatgaaaacatttttaaaaagaagacaacacCCATGACATTTCAAAGACTAAGAAACTGAAAGGACCCCCCTTTCAACACAGTGTTTAAGAACAATCGCCCATCATTTAGACATTTCACAAATTCAGATGGATACGCTAGTCCCCAAATCCCCTGCCAAAATGATTTTAACTCTAGGCCATGGAGACCCAAACCCCCTTGTcctaaataaatttaagattttaatttttttctcaagttttcattttagaaaatgggtaaaatgtGCCTCAAAGTTTCCACGTCTGTTATTTTCTGTCATGTATGCAATTAGGACAATAACTGGGTCCCCCAGCTGCACAATCTGGTAAGATGTTGCTTTGGAGTAGAATGTGATTCCTAAGATCCTGAGAGGTGCTTTGACCAGATGAGCGCTGGTGTTTTTTTAGGCCATAGTAAACCTTCCAGAACTTCGAAGCCTGTTCCCTGCTCTGGTTCTAGATACGCAGGCACTCCATGTGCCATGGAGACTCCTTGACATCAAATGCTTTTTAGCAGCAAACAAACTAACCCAACACACTGCAAGATAAACAGCCCTACTATGCATTAGATCTCTGGGTTTCTGGGCGAGAGATCCTGAGCAAAAATGCAACATAGCTATCCTAAGGATAGAAAGATTTTttgaaaatctctctctcctaaaatcttttaaggtaattttttctccagaaataaatctgaaatacCTATTTATAGCTTTCTTTATTCTGATACCTACATAtctacatgtatatgtatatacacataaaatgtgtcggtgtgtgtgtgcactgatGAGATTGAGAGAGACAGCGCTGTCCTTTTTTGCTGTCTgcagtccaattttttttttttaataaatcaactTTACTtgttagagcagttttagatttagcAAAACCGAGCAGAAAGTAGAGTTCCCGTAGACCCCCGCCCTCACCCACCCACAACCTCCCCCACGATCAACAATGTGCATAAGTAACTTTTAAAAGCCTATTGTAACTGCAATTTTTGGAAAAGTAACACATCAAAACCGACATGGACAAGCTTTAATGGGTACCTGTCATAAATCCGAATGTTTGCTGGGATGGCACTTATGAACCCCACCAGTTTTTTGTTCGAAGACACTCTGACCCCACAGTGCCACTGAAGGAGCCAGCCTGGGGGACGCAGAGCCCTGAAGTCAATGCAGGCAAAGAAAACAGGCGCCGGTTAGTGTCCAGGAACCCAGGGAGAGACCGAGACACGCTGCCCCGACTGCCCGTGCCCGGGATGCCCCCAGCGGCCGGCCAGACTCACCACAGCAGGAACTCAGGAGAGTAGTCGAACCGGAACACGCTCTCCTCATCTTCCACGTAATTCTCGTTTAACAGTGTGTACAGCTCCTTGAGCTACAAGACCAAGCCAGTGTCCTAGCTGTGGTGCTCGCAACCCCCCCCGGAAGCAATGTGCGCAAGGGCACGTGCTGAACCCAAGAGTGTTACTCACCACGTCGGCGTTACCCAAATCTAGGGTGTCCCACATAAAACCCTGTGGCAGGGAATAGGGCTCCTGACGCACGTTGTCTTTATCTGCTTCAATCGCCCCGTGAGAGGTTATGACTTCatctggggaagggcagaggagaaaaaagacaaaaagacagaATATTCAATGACAAAGTATTCTGATGATCCAAAATGGTCCgtcacagaaaatgaaatcatctcTAGGGGACTTGGGTTTCATATCACCTTTGAAAATATGCTATTGTTTCAGTTACTTGTGGAGTGAAACAGGGTGGGCAGGCGTGGAGAAGAGCTGCCATCTCACCAAGTAAATAGAAGGATCAATCCTTTCTCATGCAATGACAAGGTGCATATTATGACATGACAGTGACTTCTCAGCCTCAACCCCTAGATGACAGATCCATTGCACTGCACCACAGTGGACAGCTTAGGTCCGATGACGGCCTGGAGATGGTGTCTTCTTACTCTGCATTTCAAAAACCTGGGTGGCGGGGGAGTGACCTCTGACCCCTCCCGGCAATACCTACGACTAATTTCGGGACTACTGGCAGTGCAGCTGAGGTCACCCATGTCTCCAGTCATTTCCACAAAGGTGCCCTTTTCCAGTTCCTCCCCCACAGCTTCCCAGTGTGGCTGGGATAGAACCCAGTCCCCTACGTGTGGCTGATGCCCACCTGGCCTTGCTCTCCAGCTTCACCCACGCTGACTCCCCTCAGGCGTCTGGGGtttccctctgctctcacagcccttccccagctctccgCGTGGGGGGCCGCTTGAGTGTTTGCAGATATAAGCTTACACATCACTTTCCCGCGGCATCTTTCCCCGACTAAAGCTTTTTCCTACCTGGAGGAtggcctccctccacccccaccggGCCGCCATTTTTATCCTACTTTCCCATCACTGTTTCCCTGTCATGTTCCCCACTGCCTGGCACCGAACGGTAGACACTTAATACTGATCtgctattactcagccataaaaaagaacgcaATCTTGCTGTTGGTATCCTTGAAGGCGTAGGTGAAGTGAATTAggttagagagagaaagataaatactgtatgatttcacttacatgtggaatctaaaaaataactgaattccTAGACAAGAGAGAACAGTCTGGTGGTTGGCAGGggtggtgggtgtgggtgtgaaaTGGGCAAAGGGGGTCAAAAcacacaaacttccagttataaagcaAGTAAGTTCTGGGGACATAAGGCACAGCACGCTGATTACAGTTAATAACActgcattgcatatttgaaagttgctaacaCGGTAGATCTCCAAAGTCCTTATTACAAGAAAAAAGTTCTATGAGTTGATGTGGTGAGGGATGGTAACCAGACCTCCCGTGGGGGCCATCTCACAATGCACACAAACATCCTATTGGTATGTCCGACACCTGAGATTAATACAGTGCTGTGGGTCAATTACacctcaaagaagaaataaataaataaacagaaccagaagaaaaaaaagaaaccggTACCTGCTGAATAAATGACCCTCGGGTACAGGCTCTGGCATCACCTTTTTACAGGTGGAAGCCACCAGGTCTGTGCCAGCTCCACGGGGTCTCGTCCTTTCCAGCCCGACTTAGTCCCACTGCGGCACCAGCTCACCCCCGTGGAATCCCTTAGGCTTCGTCAAGT encodes the following:
- the NMT2 gene encoding glycylpeptide N-tetradecanoyltransferase 2 isoform X2, which codes for MGAKKKKKKQKRKKEKPNSGGTKSDSASDSQEIKIQQPSKNPTIPMQKLQDIQRAMELLSACQGPARSIDVAAKHRYQFWDTQPVPKLNEVITSHGAIEADKDNVRQEPYSLPQGFMWDTLDLGNADVLKELYTLLNENYVEDEESVFRFDYSPEFLLWALRPPGWLLQWHCGVRVSSNKKLVGFISAIPANIRIYDSVKKMVEINFLCVHKKLRSKRVAPVLIREITRRVNLEGIFQAVYTAGVVLPKPVATCRYWHRSLNPRKLVEVKFSHLSRNMTLQRTMKLYRLPDATKTSGLRPMEPRDIRAVRDLTNTYLKQFHLAPVMDEEEVAHWFLPQEHIIDTFVVESCTTPRTRASKRPTPSTTSTRRRPCWTS